The Solanum lycopersicum chromosome 8, SLM_r2.1 DNA segment GCAAAATCTCACCACCCTTTTCATAggagaaatttttaaatacacatTATTACCTTCTTCACACTCTAATTCCCTTTTTCTATGGTCGGCATAGGACTTTTACCGGCTATAGGCTGTTTTCAAGtgattccttatgatatgaaccttctccgaagtcttataaataaaatcatgacTTAAAAGCGaagactcacccacttcaaaccatccaattggatatatacatctcctaccatacaaggcctcataaggggccatagatatagatgaatggtaactattgttgtaaggaaactccaccaaaggcatgtgcttatcccaattttcctcgaaatcaattatacaagatataagcatatcctcaagggtttgaatagtacgcccCGCTTGGTcatccatttgaggatgaaaaagTGGTGCTTAGCTTCACCTTCGTACCCATCCCTTTTTAGACTGaactccaaaacctagatgtgaattgtgcacccctatcttatatgatggataacgCAATACCATGGCCACACataatctcaaatatgaatatCCTTGCATAGTCCTCCGCCGagtaagtagacttgacgggaataaatgAGAGGATTTGAttaacctatccacaaccaccctaTGGAGTCCTATTGCTTTTGTGTCCGaggcaaacctaccacaaaatcaatattaatgtcttcccacttccaagtagggacttggatttcttgaagtaaaccacccGACTTTTGGTGTttggctttcacttgttggaaatttggacaCTTTGCAATAAATTCCTATATGTCCTTATTCATGACTCTCCACCaaaacacttccctaaggtcatggtacgtCTTTGTAGAACCCAGATGAACGAATTAATGggacccatgagcttcctcaagaatccGGTTCCTCAAACCATttacattgggaacacacaacctttcttgatacctcaagacaccatcctaccctaaggagaatgattcattaatCTTACCAATAatcgattccttcaactccatcaatggttgatcaaggtgttgcttagaaTTTACCTCAAATACCAAAGAtaactcggagttatgatggaccataaaaccaccataaggagaatcttccaacctaacacccaatctagccaacctatgatcatctttcactaggttttTCTTGGCttcttctacatgagacacactaccaaTAGGTATACAAATTAAatcatccgcaaccacatttgGCCTTGCCGGGGGTGATAGATAACACTCATGTCATTAtccttcaacaattccaaccaccttctttgtcggatATTTAACTTcctttgagtaaacacatattgaagaacCTTCTGGTCGGTATACGcatccacatggacaccatacaagcATTGTATCCACATTTTCAAAGCAAATACCAAAGTCGCTAAATCAACATCACGAGTTGGATAATTATTCTCATGCATTTTAAGTTACCTATAGGCATAGGATACTACTTTCtgatgttgcataagcacacaccctaaaccgAATAggtatgcatcacaatagacaatgaagaCATTGCTACCCTCCGATAAAGTCAACACtggagcggaagtaagcctatctttcaagatttggaagcttctctcacatgcctccgaccactcaaacatCACtctttgggtcaaagtagtcaagtaAGATGCAATGTATGCAAAACCATAtacaaacctcctataataaccctctagacccaagaaactcctaatgtttgttgaagtcaatggtctaggccaatttttcaccgcctcagttttccttggatcaacctaaACTctctcactagagatgatatgaccaagaaacgccaccaacctcaacaaaaaattacattttctaGACTTGGAAAATAATTGGTTCTCCTTAAGCATGTGTAGCACCACCCAAAGTTGGTGATACctcgatctcaagtcaatcttagaaaagtagctggccccttggagttgatcaaaaaagtcatcaatctatgagagaggatacttgttctttatagtgactttttTGAGTTGGCAATAATCAATTCACATtataagggacccatccttcttctttataaacaaaacaggagcaccccatggagatataATAGGTTTAATGAATCCTTTGTtaagtaaatctttgagttgagccttcaactttTTCAATTCGTTCagagccatacgataaggaggaaaTGAAATGGGTTGGTATCTAGTAGTaaatcaataccaaaatcatATTCCCATTTGGGAGGGATTctaggaagatcattaggaaagacctccggaAATTCCCTTACTACAGGGACTAAAACAATGGGAGGATTTCTgaagtctaaatctttgactcttacagTGTGATATAGACAcccctttgagatcattttaaaaGACATAAGAACAGAGATGATACGATCTCTAGGAATAGAATCCCCCCTCATCTTCAActctaaaatgggttcatttggaaaattgaacttgacaattcgagttctacaatcaatggaagcaaaacaatcatgcaaCCAATACATACCCAAATTTTCAAACACCGAGTCACCTACCGGTTAGTTACCATGAAGGGTTTATTTAGAAAATCgggcaaaatatcaaactttctagctatcaagggagtaacaaaaTAAAGTGTAGCACCcgtatcaagtaaagcataaacatcaacaaAAAAGAGTTGTAACATGCTGGTCACCACATAgggagaactctcttgttcacccctagagcgaAGTGCATAAAAATGATTCTTGTTTGGAGGATCCACATTAGAACCACTAGTTTGAGCTTGCCCGCTACCTTTGCCTTGGCCCTTCACATTTAggaaatccctaaccttgtgtCCGCTCTTGCCAAACCTGAAGAAATTGTCTGTCCCAACAAAGTAatcaccataatgtttcttgccacactttccaaaAGTTGCCTTCTTGTTTGGTGAGCTAGTACCTCTTCTctttttagacttagggttagacaccctagcATCACGAGCCATGAGAAATTTGgtaggaacttgattagaagaCCTCTTCTGAAACCTAGGATTATCTTGGATATCGAGCCTACATTTTGAAGAACTACCATCAAAAGACCTTTCCCTCttggcatctctactcttccttTTAGCCCTTgtctcttccacttgttgagaaTGAACCATGAGACAATAAATATCCATATTGTCATATAGCATAACCGAATGACACTCTTCTTTCAAGTCATCTGACACTCCCGTCACAAAGcggctcatttcatctctaggatagGAAACTaaagaaggagcatactttGACAAGTTAGTgtatttcaaagagtattcaacTACACTCATACTtgcttgacgaaggttgatgaattacACCACTTTGACTTCCCTTTTATCCTTAGTAaataacctatcaagaaaagccttcttaaAATCTCCCATGTCATCGGTCTACCTCTTAAGggcctattgtctctccattggaCGTACCACgtttgggccacatctttgagttggtaaatGGATAACTCGGCCTTATCAC contains these protein-coding regions:
- the LOC138337827 gene encoding uncharacterized protein, whose amino-acid sequence is MSVVEYSLKYTNLSKYAPSLVSYPRDEMSRFVTGVSDDLKEECHSVMLYDNMDIYCLMVHSQQVEETRAKRKSRDAKRERSFDGSSSKCRLDIQDNPRFQKRSSNQVPTKFLMARDARVSNPKSKKRRGTSSPNKKATFGKCGKKHYGDYFVGTDNFFRFGKSGHKVRDFLNVKGQGKGSGQAQTSGSNVDPPNKNHFYALRSRGEQESSPYVVTSMLQLFFVDVYALLDTGATLYFVTPLIARKFDILPDFLNKPFMVTNR